A section of the Humulus lupulus chromosome 2, drHumLupu1.1, whole genome shotgun sequence genome encodes:
- the LOC133814726 gene encoding vesicle-fusing ATPase-like, producing the protein MGSTMRGSSSPQHTTEARSVAIACFDLGIPGFCLTYELVATIIVNGPEVLSKFVGETEKNVRDLFADAENDQRTRGDESDLHVIIFDEIDAICKSRGSTRDGTGVHGSIVNQLLTKIDGVEALNNVLLIGMTNRKDLLDEALLRPGRLEVQVEISLPDENGRLQILQIHTNKMKENSFLAPDVNLAELGTCIGDVY; encoded by the exons ATGGGTTCGACGATGCGTGGGTCTTCTTCTCCTCAGCACACGACGGAGGCGAGATCTG TTGCTATAGCTTGTTTTGATTTGGGAATTCCTGGTTTTTGTCTGACGTACGAATTAGTTGCTACTATT ATTGTTAATGGACCTGAAGTCTTGAGCAAGTTTGTTGGTGAAACAGAAAAGAATGTTAGAGATCTGTTTGCTGATGCTGAAAATGATCAGAGGACTCGCG GTGATGAAAGTGATTTGCATGTCATAATCTTTGATGAAATTGATGCTATTTGCAAG TCGAGAGGATCAACCAGGGATGGTACTGGAGTTCATGGCAGTATTGTGAATCAACTGCTTACAAAG ATAGATGGTGTAGAGGCTTTGAATAATGTCTTGCTCATTGGAATGACCAACAGAAAGGATTTACTTGATGAAGCCCTATTGAG ACCAGGACGGTTGGAGGTTCAAGTTGAGATAAGCCTGCCTGATGAGAATGGTCGTCTACAGATTCTTCAAATTCATACaaataaaatgaaggaaaattcCTTTCTTGCTCCTGATGTGAACCTTGCAGAACTTGGTACGTGCATTGGTGATGTATACTAG